In Polaribacter sp. L3A8, a genomic segment contains:
- the rpsS gene encoding 30S ribosomal protein S19, with protein MARSLKKGPYVHYKLEKKVLANVEAGSKTVIKTWSRASMITPDFVGQTIAVHNGRQFVPVYVTENMVGHKLGEFSPTRSFRGHAGAKNKGKK; from the coding sequence ATGGCAAGATCATTAAAAAAAGGACCTTACGTTCACTATAAATTAGAGAAAAAAGTGTTAGCTAATGTAGAGGCTGGTAGCAAAACTGTAATTAAAACTTGGTCTAGAGCAAGTATGATTACTCCAGATTTTGTTGGACAAACAATTGCTGTTCATAACGGACGTCAATTTGTACCAGTTTATGTAACAGAAAACATGGTAGGGCATAAATTAGGCGAATTTTCACCAACTCGTTCTTTTAGAGGACACGCTGGTGCAAAAAATAAAGGAAAAAAATAG
- the rplV gene encoding 50S ribosomal protein L22 codes for MGVRKKNMADQLKADRKQRAFAKLTNCPTSPRKMRLVADQIRGVEVEKALQILKFSPKEASINLEKLLLSAIANWQAKNEDASIEEAKLFVKTICVDSAGMLKRLRPAPQGRAHRIRKRSNHVTLELGSKNLSN; via the coding sequence ATGGGAGTTCGTAAAAAAAACATGGCAGATCAGTTAAAAGCAGATAGAAAGCAACGTGCTTTCGCGAAGCTTACTAACTGTCCTACATCACCGAGAAAAATGCGTTTAGTCGCAGATCAGATAAGAGGAGTAGAAGTTGAAAAAGCTTTACAAATCTTAAAGTTTAGCCCAAAAGAAGCTTCAATTAATTTAGAGAAATTGTTATTGTCTGCAATTGCAAACTGGCAAGCTAAAAATGAAGATGCATCTATTGAAGAAGCTAAGTTGTTTGTAAAAACAATTTGCGTGGATAGCGCAGGAATGTTAAAGAGATTAAGACCAGCTCCACAAGGGCGTGCTCATAGAATTCGTAAGCGTTCTAATCACGTTACTTTAGAGTTAGGTAGTAAAAATTTAAGCAATTAA
- the rpsC gene encoding 30S ribosomal protein S3: MGQKTNPIGNRLGIIRGWESNWYGGNDYGDKLAEDFKIRQYVNARLFKASVSRVIIERTLKLVTVTITTARPGIIIGKGGQEVDKLKEELKKITGKEVQINIFEIKRPELDAKLVAVSVARQIENRISYKRATKMAIQATMRMNAEGIKIQISGRLNGAEMARSEHYKEGRIPLSTFRADIDYALVEAHTQYGRLGVKVWIMKGEVYGKRELSPLVGLSKKQGGNKGGGDRSKRQQPRRRK, translated from the coding sequence ATGGGACAAAAAACAAATCCAATAGGGAATCGTTTAGGAATCATCAGAGGTTGGGAATCTAACTGGTACGGTGGTAATGACTACGGAGATAAATTAGCTGAAGATTTTAAAATAAGACAGTATGTTAATGCTAGATTATTTAAAGCAAGTGTTTCTAGAGTAATTATAGAGCGTACATTAAAACTTGTAACCGTTACTATCACTACTGCACGTCCAGGTATCATTATTGGTAAAGGAGGTCAAGAGGTAGACAAGTTAAAAGAAGAGCTTAAAAAAATTACTGGTAAAGAAGTTCAAATTAATATTTTTGAAATTAAACGTCCAGAATTAGATGCAAAATTAGTTGCAGTTAGTGTTGCTCGTCAAATAGAAAATAGAATTTCTTACAAGAGAGCGACTAAGATGGCTATTCAGGCTACTATGCGTATGAACGCTGAAGGAATTAAAATTCAAATTTCAGGTCGTTTAAATGGAGCTGAAATGGCACGTTCAGAACATTATAAAGAAGGAAGAATTCCACTTTCTACTTTTAGAGCTGATATTGATTATGCACTTGTAGAAGCTCATACTCAATACGGAAGACTAGGTGTTAAAGTATGGATTATGAAGGGTGAGGTATATGGTAAAAGAGAATTGTCTCCATTAGTTGGTTTGTCTAAAAAACAAGGCGGTAATAAAGGTGGTGGTGATAGATCTAAACGTCAACAACCTCGTAGAAGAAAATAA
- the rplP gene encoding 50S ribosomal protein L16, which translates to MLQPKRVKYRKVQKAKGNMTGISGRGNQLSNGMFGIKSLDQNLLTSRQIEAARIAATRHMKREGQLWIKVFPDKPITKKPLEVRMGKGKGAPDHFVAVIKPGRILFEIGGVPIDVAKEALRLAAQKLPVKTKFVVARDFDINA; encoded by the coding sequence ATGTTACAGCCAAAAAGAGTAAAATACCGTAAGGTACAGAAGGCGAAAGGAAATATGACTGGTATTTCTGGTAGAGGAAATCAACTTTCTAATGGAATGTTTGGTATCAAATCTTTAGACCAGAACTTGTTAACTTCTCGTCAAATAGAAGCAGCTCGTATCGCGGCAACTCGTCATATGAAAAGAGAAGGTCAGTTATGGATTAAAGTTTTTCCAGACAAGCCTATCACTAAGAAACCTTTAGAGGTACGTATGGGGAAAGGGAAAGGAGCTCCAGATCATTTTGTTGCAGTTATTAAACCAGGTAGAATTTTGTTTGAAATTGGTGGAGTACCAATTGATGTTGCAAAAGAAGCTTTACGTTTAGCAGCTCAGAAACTTCCAGTTAAAACGAAGTTTGTAGTAGCAAGAGATTTTGATATTAACGCATAA
- the rpmC gene encoding 50S ribosomal protein L29: protein MKQSEVKELSIADLNEKLGALQKNYTDLKMAHAITPLENPLQLRGLRRTVARIATELTKRELQ from the coding sequence ATGAAACAATCTGAAGTAAAAGAATTATCTATAGCTGATCTTAATGAGAAGCTTGGAGCGTTGCAAAAGAATTATACTGATCTTAAAATGGCTCACGCAATAACTCCTTTGGAGAATCCATTGCAATTGAGAGGATTAAGAAGAACTGTAGCAAGAATTGCAACAGAATTAACAAAAAGAGAATTACAATAA
- the rpsQ gene encoding 30S ribosomal protein S17 produces the protein MEKRNLRKERIGVVSSNKMEKSIVVAETKRVKHPMYGKFVLKTKKYVAHDEQNDCNEGDTVRIMETRPMSKSKRWRLVEILERAK, from the coding sequence ATGGAAAAAAGAAATCTTAGAAAAGAGAGAATTGGTGTTGTTTCTAGTAACAAAATGGAAAAATCTATTGTTGTTGCAGAAACTAAGAGAGTAAAGCACCCAATGTACGGTAAATTCGTATTAAAGACGAAAAAGTATGTTGCACACGACGAACAGAATGATTGCAACGAAGGAGATACTGTTAGGATCATGGAAACAAGACCTATGAGTAAATCTAAACGTTGGAGATTAGTAGAAATCCTAGAAAGAGCTAAATAA
- the rplN gene encoding 50S ribosomal protein L14: protein MLQTESRLKVADNTGAKEVLVIRVLGGTRKRYASIGDKIVVAVKSATPNGTVKKGQVSRAVVVRTKKEVRRKDGSYIRFDDNACVLLNPTEEMRGTRVFGPVARELREKQFMKIVSLAPEVL from the coding sequence ATGTTACAGACAGAATCAAGATTAAAAGTCGCAGATAACACTGGAGCAAAAGAAGTTTTAGTGATTAGAGTTTTAGGAGGAACAAGAAAACGTTACGCAAGTATTGGAGACAAGATTGTTGTAGCTGTTAAATCTGCAACTCCTAACGGAACTGTAAAAAAAGGTCAAGTATCTAGAGCAGTTGTTGTAAGAACGAAAAAAGAAGTAAGACGTAAAGACGGATCATACATCAGATTTGATGATAACGCTTGTGTACTTTTAAATCCTACAGAGGAGATGAGAGGAACACGTGTTTTTGGCCCTGTTGCACGTGAGCTTCGTGAGAAACAATTCATGAAAATAGTATCATTAGCACCTGAAGTGCTTTAA